A single Gimesia sp. DNA region contains:
- a CDS encoding DUF1501 domain-containing protein, whose amino-acid sequence MQNMTDQLTMQVNRRSFLRQNTAGVGLAALATLLIESQTDILRAAEPKPTVTSGLHFPARAKRVIYLSQSGAPSQLDLFDYKPGLKKFHKTELPDSIRQGQRLTGMTSGQKSFPIAASMFKFARQGESGTWMSELMPHTAKIADEICVVKSLFTEAINHDPAITFLQTGSIQAGRPSMGSWISYGLGSENRDLPTFVALTSGAGGQPLYDRLWGSGFLPTKHQGVKFRRSSDPVLFLSNPPGIDSELRREMLDELGTLNRMALEEKGDPEIATRISQYELAFRMQTSVPELADLSQESAETFALYGEQAKQPGTYAANCLLARRLAERGVRFIQLYHRGWDHHLNLPSKIKQLTGETDQATAALILDLKQRGMLDDTLVVWAGEFGRTVYCQGTLTASNYGRDHHPRCFTVWAAGGGIKPGMTYGATDDFSYNITENPLPVHDLNATILHCLGIDHKKLTFKFQGRDYRLTDVHGNVAQPLLS is encoded by the coding sequence ATGCAGAACATGACAGATCAACTGACAATGCAGGTCAATCGCCGGTCATTTCTGCGCCAGAACACTGCCGGTGTGGGGCTGGCAGCACTCGCGACGCTGCTTATAGAATCACAGACAGACATTTTGCGGGCGGCTGAACCAAAGCCGACTGTTACCAGCGGTCTGCACTTCCCCGCACGGGCGAAACGGGTGATCTACCTGAGTCAGTCGGGGGCACCTTCGCAGCTCGATCTGTTCGACTATAAACCCGGCCTGAAGAAGTTTCACAAGACAGAACTCCCAGATTCGATCCGCCAGGGCCAGCGGCTGACGGGGATGACTTCCGGCCAGAAGAGCTTTCCGATCGCTGCCTCGATGTTCAAGTTCGCCCGGCAGGGAGAGTCCGGCACCTGGATGAGCGAACTTATGCCGCACACGGCGAAGATTGCCGACGAGATCTGTGTGGTCAAGTCGCTATTCACCGAAGCCATCAACCACGATCCTGCGATTACATTTCTGCAGACCGGCAGTATTCAGGCGGGCCGCCCCAGCATGGGTTCCTGGATTTCTTATGGACTGGGGAGCGAGAACCGGGATTTACCGACGTTTGTGGCACTCACTTCGGGAGCCGGCGGACAGCCTCTGTATGATCGTCTCTGGGGGAGCGGGTTTCTGCCCACGAAACATCAGGGAGTGAAGTTCCGACGCTCCAGCGATCCGGTGCTGTTTCTCTCGAATCCGCCGGGGATCGACTCCGAGCTGCGACGCGAGATGCTGGATGAACTGGGGACGCTGAATCGGATGGCGCTGGAGGAAAAAGGTGATCCCGAAATTGCGACTCGCATCTCCCAGTATGAACTTGCGTTTCGGATGCAGACCTCGGTTCCGGAACTGGCCGATCTGTCACAGGAGTCAGCCGAGACCTTTGCACTCTATGGAGAACAGGCGAAACAACCGGGCACGTACGCCGCGAACTGTCTGCTGGCCCGTCGTCTGGCCGAACGGGGTGTGCGGTTCATTCAACTGTATCACCGGGGCTGGGATCATCATCTCAACCTGCCGAGTAAGATCAAACAGCTGACCGGAGAGACCGACCAGGCGACGGCAGCGTTGATTCTCGATCTCAAACAACGGGGCATGCTGGATGACACGCTGGTGGTCTGGGCGGGAGAATTTGGTCGGACCGTTTACTGCCAGGGAACGCTCACCGCGTCGAATTATGGCCGCGATCATCACCCGCGGTGTTTCACGGTCTGGGCTGCCGGCGGCGGAATCAAGCCGGGGATGACATACGGGGCGACTGACGACTTCAGTTATAACATCACCGAAAACCCGCTGCCCGTGCATGATCTGAATGCGACGATCCTGCACTGCCTGGGAATTGATCACAAAAAACTGACGTTCAAATTCCAGGGCCGCGACTACCGCCTGACCGACGTGCACGGGAACGTGGCACAGCCGCTGTTGAGTTAA